Part of the Sarcophilus harrisii chromosome X, mSarHar1.11, whole genome shotgun sequence genome is shown below.
GTGCTACATTTAGAGCTACACAGAAATCACTCACCATGTCCTGGAGCTCTCTTTGGAGGAGGACTCCCTGCTGTGCAGATGAAGGCCGCCATGGCACCCTCTGAAAATTAGGCCTGTTTTGTTAAGGAGACCCTTTCTCTTGTTCCTCCAGATCCCTTCCCACATCTTCCACAATGCCTACAATCTAGCTTTTGAGGGGGACCCCTGCTGGGCTGCTTCAGTTCCCCTTTTCCTCTAGTTTTCAGTTAGCTCCTTTGACTATGGAGGATTACCTGTTATATTAATTGTTTCCAAGGTTTTCCAATTCATGTTTCTGACGGAGGCCTAAGCAGGTGAATATAGAAAGTTTTGAGCTGTGATGCTCTGGACCCTCAAATTCTAGATGAGAACTGGCTTACAATCGAGGACCCCCTACTGTCCTATAGATTTCTCCATATTTGTCATTGCTCTATTCTGAGGAAGATCTATACAGGCACCTGTGGAAAATTTCCAGCTTAGGTTCCCTGGAAGCCCACAATATTGATGAGAATTGGTATGTAAAGGAGGAACCCCTAGAATGCAGTAAGTATTTCTCTCCAAATCTCCCTTTCCTGATGCTGTTTCCCTAGGGAAGAGCCCCATTATTTCCCTAAGGGTCTCCCCATGCTGGCCTTGAGAGCTTTGGTTTTAGTGAGGGGGTATTTTAGGGCTACACAGAAATCACTCACCAGGTCCTGGAGCTGTCTTGGGAGGAGGACCCCCTGCAGTGCAGATGAAGGCTGCCACTACTCCCTCTGCAAATTAGCTCTGCATTAGTAAGAAGACCCCTGCTCTTGTCTCTCCAGatcccttcccacccccaccacaATGGGTAAGCTCTAGCTTGGGAGGGGAACTTCTACTGGGCTGCTTCACTTACCCCGTTGGTGAGGTTAAGTGTGAGTTAGCTTCTTTGACTATGGAGGATTACCTGCTCCATTGAATGTTTCCCAGGTTTTCCAATATATCTGTCTCAGGGAGACCTATGGAGATGAATATAGGGAAAATTTTGGGCTGTCATGCTCTGGACCCTGAAATTTCGGATGAAAAGTTTCTTAGTATTCAGCTAagggtttccccccccccaacagtGTTCCCTGGGGAAGAATTCTCTTTTCCTAAGTGTCTGCCCAGCAGGGATGAGAGCTGTTGCTTTAGGGAGGACTCTGTTAGTCCATATTTGGGAGCTTTCCCCAGAGGCAGAAATCCTGCTGTTCTACATAAGAATTCCCCACATTTCCAATTGATATATTCTAAGGAAGGCCTAGATATAGAGACATTTGTGGAGAATTTCCATGTGGGTTCTCTGGAACCCCAGAAGGTTGATGACAATTGGTATATGATGGAGGAACCCCTAGAGTGCAGTAAGTATTTCTCTCCAACTCTCCCTTTCCCAATGCTGTTTCCCTAGGGAGGAGCCCCAGTATTTCCCTAATGGCTTCCCCTTGCTGGCCTTTAGAGCTGGGCTTTTAGGGAGGGCTGCCTTTAGTGCTACACAGAAATCACTCACCATTTCCTGGAGCTGTCTTTGGAGGAGGACCCCCTGCTGTGCAGCTGAAGGCTGCCAATGCATCCTCTGAAAATTAGGCCTGTGTTGGTAAGGAGAGCCCTGCTCTTGTGCCTCCACATCCCTTCCCACACCCTCCACTATGGCTAAGATCTAGCTTGGGAGGGAGACCCCTGCTAGGCCGCTTCAGTTCCCCTCTTCATCAAGCCAAGTGTCATTTAGCTCCTTTGACTAGGGAGGATTACCTGTTCTATTGACACTTTCCCAGGTTATCCAATGAATTTTTCTGAGGGAGACTTATGAGGATGAATGTAGGGAAAATTTTGAGCTGTGATGCTCTGGATCCTGAAATTGCAGATGAGAAGTGGCTTAGTGTGTAGGACTCCTTGTTGGGCAGATGAGAGTTTTCTCCCAAAACATTATTTCCCTATATGTCTCTGCCCAGCATGGATGAGAGCTGTTGCCTTACGGAGGACTCTCTATGTTTCCTGCTGTTCTATACAAGATTTCCCCATATTTCCAATTGATATAGTCTCAGGAAGATCTATACAGGCATTTGTGCAGAATTTCTAGCTGGGATTCTCTGGAGCCCCACTATGTTTTTGGGAATTGGTATATGATGGAGGAACCCCTAGAGTGCACTAATTATTTCTCTCCAATTCCCGCTTTTGTGATGCTGTTTCCCTAGAGAGGAGCCCCAGTATGTCCATAAGTGTCTCCCCTTGCTTGGCTTTAGAGCTGGGCTTTTAGGAAGGGGCTGCTTCTAAGGCTACCCAGAAGTCACTCGCCATGTCCTGGAGCTGTCTTTGGAGGAAGGTCCCCTGCTGGGCAGCTGAAGGCCGCCACTGCATCCTGTGAAAATTATGCCCATGTTTGTAACGTGTCCCCTTCTCTTGTCCCTCCAGAGCCCTTCCCACACCCATCACAATGGCTAAGATCTAGCCTAGGAGGGAGAACCTCTGCTGGGCTGCTTCACTTACCCCCTTCCTCAAGCCAAGTGTCAGTCAGCTTCTTTGACTAGGGAGGATTACCTGTTCTGTTGAATGTTTCCCAGGTTTTCCAAAGAATTTGTCTGAGGGAGACCTTTGAATATAGGGAAAATTTTGAGTTGTGATGCTCTGGTCCCTCAAATTGTAGATGAGAACTAGCTTAGTATCCAGCTATCACTGTTTCCCTGGGGAGGAATTCTTTTATTTACTAAGTGACTCTGTCTGCCATGGATGAGAGCCTTTGCTTTACGGAGGACTCTCTATGTTTGTCCATGTTCTGGAGCTTTCCAGAAACAGGAATCCCTGCTGTCGTACAGATGATTTCATCTTCCAATTGATATTTTCTGAGGAAGGTCTATGTAGAGATCTTTGTGGATAATTTTCAGCTGGGCTTCTCTGGAACCCCAGAATGTTGATGAGAATTGGTATTTGTAAGTATTTCTCTCCAACTCTCCCTTTCCCGATGCTGTTTCCCCAAGGAGGAGCCTCAGTATTTCCCTAAGTGTTTCCACTTGTTTGTCTTTAGAGCTGGGCTTTTAGGGAGGCCCACATTTGGGGGTACACAGAAATCACTCACCATGTCCTGGAGTTGTCTTGGGAGGAggaccccctgctgtgcagatgaAGGCTGCCAATGTTCCCTCTGAAAATTAGCCCCATGTTAGTCAGGAGACCCCTGGTCTTGTCTTTCAAGATCCCTTTGCACACCCACCAAAATGgctaagagattaaaggaattacagtgggcaatgaggaaaccaaattatcactctttgcagatgatgtgatgatatacttggagaaccccagagattctactaaaaaggtattagaaaaaattcagaattttagaaaagttgcaggatacaaaataaatccccataaatcctcagcatttttatacatcaccaataaaatccaacagcaagagatacaaagagaaattccattcagaataactgtcgacggCATAAAACttttgggaatccatctaccaaaggaaagtcaggaattatgtgagcaacattacaaaacacttttcacacaaataaagtcagacttaaataattggaaaaatatgaagtgctcttggatacgtcaagtgaatataatcaagatgacaatactccctaaactaatctatttatttagtactaaaCCAATGagaattccaagaaaatattttgatgatctagaaaaaataacaacaaaattcatatgaaataataaaaggtggagaatctcaagggaataaatgaaaaaaaatcaaatgaaggtggccttgctgaacctaatctaaaactatattataaagcagcagtcaccaaaagcatttggttctggctaagaaatagattagttgatcaggggAATacgttaggttcacaagacagaatagtcaactagaGCAATCTAGTGttcgacaaacccaaagatcccaattttgagataagaattcattatttgacaaaaactgctgggaaaactggaaattaatatgtaGAAATTAGGCATGATCCACACTTAaaaccatacaccaagataagatcaaaataggtccatgatttatCCATAAAGAACGGGAGGCCAACATTTAGGGCTACACAGAAATCACTCACCATGTCCTGGAGCTGTCTTTGGAAAAGGACCCACTGCTGTGCAGCTGAAGAACACCACCGCACCCTCTGCAAATCAGGCCCATGTTGGTAAGGAGACCCCTGGTCTTGACCCTCCAGATCCCTTCCCACATCCACCACAATGGCTAAGACCTAGCTTTGAGGGAGAAGCCCTGGTGTTCTGCTTCAGCTCCTCCCCCCTGCTCAGACCCATCATTGCTTAGGTTTTCTGACTATGGGGAATTACCTGCTGTTCTGTTGCATGTTTCCCAGCTGTTTCAAAGGTTTATTCCCAGGGAGACCTGAGGCGACATATGCAGGAAGAACTGTCAGCTCTGGTGCTCTTGGTACTGAAATTGTAGATGAGAACTTGTTTTCTATGGGATCACCTGGGCAGCTAAGGGTTCCCCCCCAATACAGCTTTCCTGGGGAGGACCGTTGTTATTTTCCTAAGCATCTGCCCCTGTTAGGGGTGCCAGCAGTTGCTTTGGGGACGACTCCCCTCCTTCCTGTACAGGAATCACTGTCAGTGCTAGGGATCTTTCTGTATCAGGAGGATGCTCTGCTGTACAGGTGAGGGAACTTGGCCATGACCTGTGGTAAATTGCATTATTGTCATTGTACCTCTGGATCCTGTCCCCTTCCCTAGGGAGAGCCCCTGCTGTGCTCCTTCTTTTTGACTAAGAGGAAGACctttgcatacacacacacacacacacacagaacacatatagtcatatatttctatatacatttggagggagagggagagaattttgagCACTGATGCTCTGGACCCCAAATTATAAGTAGGGAAGACTCCCTGAAGTGCATTTAAGATTTCCCTGTGGAGAACCCCGGCTATTTTCCTGAACATTTCCTCCCGCCAGGGAAGAGTGTTGTTGCTTTAGGGAGGACTTTTCTTTGTGCTGCACAGTAATCACTGTCAATGTTCTGGAGCTTCTGTGTAAGAAGGATGCCATTCTGTGTAGTAGACCGCCAGGAACTCTGGGAACAAGACCTATATTGGAAGGGAGACCCCTTGTCATGTCCCTCCAgatcccttctcctcccccaccaCAATGGATTCAAGCTGGCTGAGTAGGGAGAACCCCTGCTGTGCTGCTCATGGAGGCTCCAGTGTGGACTGGGTTACTTTAGACTGGAGGACTCCCTGCTGTTCTACAGAAGATTTCCCTGAATTCCTAATTGAGATATTCCGAGGAAGAGTTTTACACAGGCATTTGTGGAGAATTTCCAGGTGGGGATCTCTAGACCTCTACAATGTTAATGAGAACTGGCATGTGATGGAAGAAACCCTAGACTGCATTAAGTTTTTCTCTGCAACTCTCCCTTTCCCGATCCAGTTTCCCTAGGGAGAAGCCCTATTATTACTCTAAGAGTTTCCCCTTGCTGGCCTTGAGAGCTGGTGTTTTAGGGAGGACATTTAGGGCTACACAGAAATCACTCACCATGTCCTGGAGCTGTCTTTGGAAGAGAACCCAGTGCTGTGCAGCTGAAGAACGCCGCCACACCCTCTGAAAATTAGGCCTGTGTTGGTGAGGAGACCCCTGCTCTTGTCCCTCCAGATCACTTCCCACACCCACCACAGTGGCTAAGATGTAGGATGGGAGGGAGATCCCTGCTGGGCTGCTTCACTTATCCCTTTCATCAAGCCAAGTGTGAGTTGGCTTCTTTAACTAGGGAGGATTATCTGTGCTATTGATTGTCTCCCAGGTTTTCCAAAGAAATTTTATAAGGGAGACATATGCAGGTGAATATAGGGAACATTTTGAGCTGTGATGCTCTGGACCCTGAAATTGATGGAACCCATTCGGGGCTTTCCTGATAGAAGGAATCCCTGCTGTTCTACCAAAGATTTCCCCATTATTCCAGTTGATATATTCTGAGGAAGGACTGTGTAGAGATATGTGTGGAGAATTTCCCCCTGGGGTTCTCTGGAGTTCCAGAATATTGATGAGAATTGGTATATGATGGAGGAACCCCTAGAGTGCAACTCTCCCTTTCCCAATGGTGTTTCCCTAGGGAGGAGCCCCAGTATTTCTCTAATTGTCTCCCATTGCTCATCTTGAGAGAAGGGGTTTTAGAAAGTGCTATATTTAGCACTACTCAGAAATTACTCACCATGTCCTGGAGCGTCTTGGGAGGAGGACCCCCGGCTGTGCAGATGAAGGCCGCCATGGCACCCTCTGAAAATTAGGGTTATGTTGGTAAGGCAGCCCCTGCTCTTATCTCTCCAGACCCCCTCAACAGCCAACACAATGGCTAAAATCTAGATTGGGAGGGAGACCCCTGCTGGGCTGTGTCACTTACCCCTTCATCCAGACAAGTGTCAGTTAGCTTTTTTGACTAAGGAGGATTACCTGTTCCCTTGAATTTTTACCAGGTTTTCCAATCCATTTCTCTGAGGGAGACCTATGCATAGAAACATAGGGACAATTTTGAGGGTTGCCGTTATGGACCCTCAAATTGTAGATGAGAACTCACTTAGTAAGGAGGACCCCCCACTGGGcagctgagattttttttcccccaacacacTATTTCCTTAGATGTCTCTGCCCACCATGGAGGAGAACTGTTGCTTTAGGGAGGACTCTCTATGTTTGTCCATGTTCTGGAGCTTTCCTTATAAGAGGACCCCTGCTGTTCTACACAAGACTTCCAATATTTGTAAATGATATATTCTGAGGAAGGTCCAAACAGGCATTTGTGGAGATTTTCCAGCTGGATTCTCTGGAACCCTGCAGTGTTGATGAAAATTGGTATGTGATGGAAGAACCCCTAGAGTGCAGCCAAGTATCTCTCTCCAAATCTCCCTATCCCGATGCTGTTTCTTTAGCGAGGAGCCCCAGTATTTCCCTAAGGGTCTCCCCATGTTAGGGGTTTACGGAGGGGATCTTTTAGGGCTACACAGAAATTACTAACCTTGTCCTGGAGCTGTCTTGGAGGAGGATGCCCTGCTGTGCAGTTGTGGGTTTTCTACTGCACCCTCTGAAAATTAGGTCTCTGTTGGTAAGGAGACCCTTAGTTTTTTCCCTGAGGATGccttcccacccccaccacaATGGCTAAGTCTGGCTTGGTGGAGAGAACCCCTGTTCGTCTCCTTCAGCTCTTCCCTTCCTGAAGCCAAGTGTCAGTTAGCTTCTTTGACTAGGGAGGATTACCTGTTCTACTGAATATTTCCCAGGTTTTCCAATCCATTTCTCTGAGGGAGACCTATGAAGATGAATACAGGGAAAATTTTGGGGTGTGATGCTCTGGACCCTGACATTTTGGATGAAAAGTGTCTTAGTATTCAGCTAAGGGTTTTCCCTAAACACACTGTTTCCATGGGGAGGAATTCTGTTATTTTGCTAAGTGTCTCTGCCTGCCATGGATGAGAGCTGTTGCTTTAGGGAGGACTCTCTATGTTTGTCCATCTTCTGGAGCTTTCCTTATAGGAGGAATCCCTGCTGTTGTATAGAATATTTCCCCATATTTCCAAGTGATATATTCTGAGGAAGTTTTGTATAGAGAGATTTGTGGAGAATTTCCATCTGAGGTTCTCTGGAACCCTACAATGTTTTTGGAAATTGTTATATGATGGAGGAATTCCTAGAGTGCAGCCAAGTATCTCTCTCCAACTCTCCCTTTCCCGATGCTGTTTCCTTAGGGAGGAGCCTCAGTATTTCCCTAAGTGTCTCCCTTTGCTCATCTTCTTAACTGTACTTTTAGGGAGGGCTACATTTAGGGCTACAGAGAAATCCCTCACCATGTCCTGGAGCTGTTTTCGGAGGAGGACCTCCTGCTGTACAGATGAAGGCTGCCAAGGCACCCTCTGAAAATTAGACCGTGTTAGTAAGGAGACCCCTGGTCTTGTCTTTCAAGATCCCTTTTCACACCTACCAAAATGactaagagattaaaggaattagagtaggcaatgagaaaaccaaactatcgctctttgcagataatgtgatgatatatgtagagaaccccagagattctactaaaagctattagaaatgatcCATATCATTAGCatagttgcaggatacaaaataaaccccataaatcctcagcatttttatacatcaccaacaaaatccaacagcaagagatacaaagaggaattccattcaaaataactgtcgccAGCATAAAATATGTGGGAATCCATCGACTAAAGGAAAGTCAcgaattatatgagaaaaatgacaaaacactttcaacacaaataaagtcagacttaaataattgggaaaatataaagTGCTCTTGGATCGGCCCAGCGAATATAAtcaagatgacaatactccctaaactaatctatttatttagtgctataccaatcagactcccaagaaactattttaatgatctagaaaaaataacaacaaaattcatatggaataataaaaggtcgagaatctcaagggaatatatgtaaaaaaaaatcaaatgaaggtggcctagctgtgcctcatctaaaagtatattataaagcagcagtcaccaaaaccatttggtattggctaagaaataggctaACTGATCAGGGGAACAAGctaggtttacaagacagaatagtcaactataacaatctagtgtttgacaaacacaaagaactcaacttttaggaaaagaattcattatttgacaaaaaatgctgggaaaactggaaattagcaCGGCAGAAATTGGGcacggacccacacttaacaccgtataccaagataagatcaaaatgggtccatgattaaGCCATAAAGAAGGGGAGGCCCACATTTAGGGCTACACAGAAATCACTCACGATGTCCTGGAGGTGTCTTTGGAAAAGGACCCCCCTACTGTGCAGGTGAAGTACGCCATCACACCCTCTGCAAATTAGGCCTTTGTTGGTAAGGAGACTCCTGCTCTTGTCCCTCCAGATCCCTTCTTTCACCCTCCACAATGGCTAAGATCTAGCTTGGTGGGAGACCCCTACTGGGCTGCTTCACTTTATTCCCCCTGCTCAGACCCAACATTGCTCATCTTCTTTGATTATGGAGAATTACCTGCTGTTCTGCTGAAGCTTTCCCAGCTGTTTCAAAGGGTTATTCCGAGGGAGATCTGAGGCAATATATGCAGGGAGAACTGTGAGCTCTGGTGCTCCTGGTACTGAAATTACAGATGAGTGCTGGTTTAGTGTGGAAGGACCCCTGCTATATGCCTAATGGTTCCCCCTCAATGTATTTTTTCCCTGGGGAGGACCCCTGTTATTTTCTTAAGCATCTGCCCCTGTTAGGGGTGCCATCAGTTGCTTTCAGGAGGACTCTCCTCCTTGCTGCACTGGAAACTCCCAATATTCAGGAGCTTCCTGTAGGAGGAGGATCCCAGGTAAGCAGCTGAGGGGACTGGCCAGGAACTCTGGGAACGAGACCTATAAGGTAAGGGAGAACCCTCATTGTATCATCTGAATCTCTGCCCCCTTACCCACCACAATTGATACAAGCTGGCTGAGCAGGGAGAACCCATGGTGCACTGATTGGGGGAGGCTTCCAGGGAGGAGTGGCTTACTTTAGATGGGAGGTCTCCCTGCTGTTCTAAGTATTTCCCTgtatttctaataaatatatattgtggaAGAGCCATTCAGAGATATATTGGGAGAATGTATGGCTGGGATGCTCTGGAAGCCCTCAGTATTGAGGAGAATTGGTATAATGAGGAGGATGCTCTCAAGGGCAGCTAAGCATTTCTCTCAGACTGTTTCCAGATTCTGTTTCCCTAGGGAGGagttttgttctttctctaaCAGTCTCCCACTGCTAGACATGAGAGCTGGGCTCTAAGGGAGGGCGTCCTTTAGTTCTACCCAGAAATCACTCACCATGTCCTGGAGCTGTCTTTGGAGGAGGACCCTCTGCTATGTAGATGAAGGCCGCCATGGCACCCTCTGAAAATTAGGCCTGTGTTGGTAAGGAGACTCCTGTTCTTGTCCCTCAAGATCCCTTCCCACATGTACCACAATGGCTAAGATCTGGCTTGGGAGGGAGACCCCTACATATCTGCTTCAGTTCTTACCTTAGTCAAGCCAAGTGTCAGTTAGCTTCTTTGACTCTGGAGGATTACCTGATCTCTTGAATGTTTACCAGGTTTTCCAGTCAATTTATCTGAGGGAGAGTTTTGAAGATGAATAGAGGGAAAATTTTTGGCCGTGATCCTCTGGACCCTGAAATTTCAGATGAAAAGTGTCTTAGTATTCAGTTAAGGGTTTTCCCTAAATACACTCTTTCTGTGGGGAGGAATTCCATAATTTTCCCAAGTGTCACTTCCGGTCATGGATGAGAGCTGTTGCTTTAGGGAGGACTCTCTATGTTTGTCCATGTTCCGGAGATTTCCATAGAGGAGGACTCCTGCTGTTCTATAGAAGATTTCCCCATATTTGTAATTGATATATTCTGAGGAAAATCTATACACGCATTTGTGGAGAATTTCCAGCTGCGGTTCTGTGGAACCATACAATGTTTTTGAGAATTGGTATATGATGGAGGAACCCCTACAGTGCAGTAAGTATTTCTCTCCAACTCTCCCTTGCCTGATATTGTTTCCCTAGGGAGGAGCCCCTGTATTTCCTTAATTGTCTCCCCTTGCTTGCTTTTAGATCGGGCTTTTAGGGAGGGCTGCCTTTAGTGCTACACAGAAATCACTCACCATGTCCTGGAGCTGGGTTTGGAGGAAGGTCCCCTGCTGGGCAGCTGAAGGCCGCCACTGCATCCTGTGAAAATTATGCCCATGTTTGTAACGTGTCCCCTTCTCTTGTCCCTCCAGATCCCTTCCCACACCCATCACAATGGCTAAGATCTAGCTTAGGAGGGAGACCCCTGCAGGGCTGCTTCACTTACCCACTTCCTCAAGCCAAGTGTCAGTTATCTTCTTTGACTAGGCAGGATTACCTGTTCTATTGAATGATTCCCAGGTTTTCCAATCCATGCGTCTGAGGGAGACCTGTGCAGATAAATATAGGGAAAGCTTTGAGCTGTGATGCTCTGAGCCCTCAAATTCTAGATGAGAAGTGACTTAGTATCGAGGACCCCCTGCTGTGCAGCTAAGGGTTTTTCTCCCAAGACACACTTTCCTCAGCgaggaattttgttattttcctaaGTGTCTCTTCCAGTCATGGATGACCTGTTGTTTTAGGGAGGACTCTCTATGTTTGTTCATGTTCACTAGCTTTCCTTATAAGAGGACCCCCTGCTGTTCTCTATAAGATTTCCCCATATTTGTCATTGATATATTGTGAGGAAGATCCAGACATGAATTTGTGGGGAATTTCCAGCTGGGGTTCTCTGGAAACCCACAGTGTTGATGAGAATTGGTATGTGATGGAAGAAACCCTAGAGTACAGCCAAGTATTTCTCTCCAAATCTCCCTTTCCCGATGCAGTTTCCTTAGGGAGGAGCCCCAGTATTTCCCTAAGGATCTCCCCCTGTTAGCCATGAGAGCTGGGGTTTTAGTGAGAGGGTCTTTTAGGCCTACACAGAAATCACTCTCCATGTCCTGGAGCTGTCTTTGGCGGAtgaccccctgctgtgcagatcaAGGCTGCCAAAGTTCCCTTTGAAAATTAGCCCCATGTTAGTCAGGAGACCCCTGGACTTGTCTTTTGAGATACCTTTTCACACCCACCACAATGgctaagagattaaaggaattagagtggggaaagaggaaaccaaatatcactttttgcagatgatgtgatgatatacttagagagccCCAGAGATTGtactaaaaaggtattagaaataattcataacgttagcaaagttgcaggatacaaaataaaccccccaaaatcctcagcatttttatacatcaccaacaaaatccaacagcaagagatacaaagaggaattccattcaaaataactgtagacagcataaaatacttggtaatccatctaccaaaggaaagtcaggaattatatgagcaaaatgacaaaaaactttccacacaaataaagtcagacttaaataattgggaaaatatgaagtgctcttggataggccgagcgaatataatcaagatgacaatactccctaaactaatctatttatttagtgctaaaccaatccgactcccaagaaactattttaatgatctacaaaaaataacaacaaaattcatatggaataataaaaggtggagaatctcaagggaataaatgaaaaaaaaatcaaatgaaggtgacccagctgtacctgatctaaaactatattataaagcagccatcaccaaaaccatttggtattggctaagaaatagatcagtTGCTCAGTGGaacaagttaggttcacaagacagaatacacaactatagcaatttagtgtttgacaaacccatcgatcccaacttttgggataagaattcattatttgacaaaaactgctgggaaaactggaaattaatatggcagaaattaggcatggacccacacttaacaccatataccaagataggatcaaaatgggtccatgatttaggcataaagaagggGAGGCCCACATTTAGGGCTATACAGAAATCACTCACCATGTCCTGGAGCTCTCTTTGGAGGAGTACCCCCTGTAGTGCAGCTGAAGGCCACCAAGGTACCCTCTGCAAATTAGGCCTGTGTTGGTACGGAGATCCTTGCTCTTGTCCCTCCAGATCCCTTCCCACCCCACGACAATGGCTAAGATCTAGCTTGGAACGGAGACCCCTGCTGGGCTGCTTCACTTACCCCCTTCCTCAAGCCAAGTGTCAGTCACCTTCTTTGACTAGGGAGGATTACCTGTTCTGTTGAATGTTTCCCAGGTTTTCCAAAGAATTTGTCTGAGGGAGACCTTTGAATATAGGGAAAATTTTGAGCTGTGATGCTCTGGACCCTCAAATTGTAGATGAGAACTAGCTTAGTATCCAGCTAACACTGTTTCCCTGGGGAGGAATTCTGTTATTTACTAAGTGACTCTGTCTGCCATGGATGAGAGCCTTTGCTTTACGGAGGACTCTCTATGTTTGTCCATGTTCGGGAGCTTTCCATAATGGAGGAATCCCTGCTATTCTACAGATGATTTCCTCATATTTGTAATTGATATATTCTGAGGAAGATCTATACAGGCATTTGTGGAGAATTTCCAGCTGGGATCTCTAGACCTCCACAATGTTGATGAGAACTGGTATATGATGGAAGAAACCCTAGAGTGCAGAAAGTTTTTCTCTGCAACTTTCTCTTTCCCAATCCAGGTTCCCTAGGGAGAA
Proteins encoded:
- the LOC116420367 gene encoding uncharacterized protein LOC116420367, which codes for MAAFIYIAEGPPPKTAPGHVPGAPELTVLPAYIASDLPRNNPLKQLGKLQQNSRGCDGVLHLHSRGVLFQRHLQDIVSLREMDWKTWEIFSRTEGAVENPQLHSRASSSKTAPGQGLPQRNGLENLVKIQGNRGCHGGLHLHSRGSSSQDAPGHEGVAAFFSCTALGSLPKTAPGHEGTLAAFICTAGGPPPKTTPGHGLPQTNSLENLGNIQQNRMQWRPSAAQQGTFLQRQLQDMASDFWVALEAAPS